Proteins co-encoded in one Pararge aegeria chromosome 19, ilParAegt1.1, whole genome shotgun sequence genomic window:
- the LOC120631999 gene encoding beta-mannosidase isoform X1 → MTLFMYKCYNILLLCFISVNFNNIVCFSRFSLDSSNGKVIWTLENKNKSISVTGSVPGGVYSDLQKSGIIGDILQGFNDVLTRWVAYDTWTYTGKLNVSAESLEYSVAQLVLEGVDTVAYIELNGRPIGLTDNMFVRYVVNVKEYLKIGENELKFTFDSPVNFAKARSEKYFTVPECVPDIYNGECHANQIRKMQASFSWDWGPAFPSVGIWKPARIEFFNGAVIRSLTTQTEKNDTSWLLKTKVYLQTGETLKSIKGNLSVYLSVEGHQTLKVGKYLDISTRDDGTVEAEIDMNISANVITEWWPNGYGDQRLYNLLVFLRTNEKNKEISYKHAKIGFRTIELVEEDAALILGNETSGGNGLTFYFKINGYPIFMKGSNWIPSNILPELGDNRNTIDDLLTAARDTHMAMLRVWGGGIYESDYFYRRCDELGILIWQDFLFACSMYPVDSDFLTTIATEIEQNVIRLQHHPSIAIWAGNNENEVALRGNWYGTKSKFEKYKSDYIKLYVDTIKPIVEGIDPGRRYVISSPSNGRKSEEDGYIAQNPYDPNYGDTHYYNYLADSWDSNIYPQTRFASEYGFQSLPSLDTMRTASNSTEDYHVDSNYSKHRQHSPAGYSFIEAQIDRRLNLDKNDTQYFEKFVFYSQISQAMSIKAETEFYRQSQSNWYTMGALYWQLNDVWQAPSWSGIEFGGKWKMLHYFAKSFFAPVLVSPRLTNTGDVDIYLTNDRFVSIIGAKITVDTFNWSSLAPIQSISYPADVEPLNTKKQASIPLWNADNKNEIFLRFSLKAEGVSSSPYNYLFPVPLKSAKGLKEPNISITVQKKEEYKFLISINVNTVILFLWLEAESVDGTFENNGFIVTKPNFNVDFITRDVISAKELEKSISYKYYMH, encoded by the exons ATGACTCTGTTTATGTATAAGTGTTATAACATATTactattatgttttatttctgtgaattttaacaatattgtttGCTTCTCAAGGTTCAGTTTAGATTCGTCGAATGGAAAGGTTATTTGGACCctggaaaacaaaaataaat caatcTCAGTAACGGGTTCAGTGCCAGGTGGGGTTTACTCGGATCTTCAGAAGTCTGGTATCATCGGGGACATCTTGCAGGGCTTCAACGATGTCCTCACACGCTGGGTCGCATATGACACTTGGACGTACACTGGGAAACTTAATG TCAGTGCCGAAAGCCTCGAATATTCAGTTGCACAGTTGGTTTTGGAAGGCGTGGATACTGTTGCTTACATCGAGCTAAACGGTAGACCCATTGGCTTAACAGATAACATGTTTGTTAGATACGTTGTCAATGTAAAGGAATACCTTAAG ATAGGAGAAAACGAATTGAAGTTTACGTTCGATTCACCTGTAAACTTCGCCAAAGCTCGTTCCGAAAAGTACTTCACGGTGCCAGAATGTGTGCCTGATATTTATAACGGCGAGTGCCACGCGAACCAAATAAGGAAAATGCAGGCTTCCTTTAGTTGGGACTGGGGTCCAGCATTTCCGTCTGTTGGAATCTG GAAACCAGCTAGAATAGAGTTTTTCAACGGCGCTGTCATAAGATCTCTAACGACACAAACAGAGAAAAACGACACATCCTGGTTGTTGAAAACCAAAGTTTATTTGCAAACGGGTGAAACCCTTAAAAGTATTAAGGGCAACCTGAGTGTGTACTTAAGTGTGGAAGGACACCAAACATTAAAAGTCGGAAAATATCTGGACATATCAACGAGAGACGATGGAACAGTAGAAGCTGAAATAGACATGAATATTAGTGca AATGTAATTACCGAATGGTGGCCCAATGGATATGGTGATCAGCGACtgtataatttattagttttccTTAGAACGAATGAAAAGAATAAAGAGATATCTTATAAACACGCGAAAATAGGATTTCGCACTATAGAATTAGTGGAAGAAGACGCTGCCTTGATATTGG GCAATGAAACTAGTGGAGGCAACGgtttgacattttattttaaaatcaacgGCTATCCAATTTTCATGAAGGGGTCAAATTGGATACCTTCAAATATCCTGCCTGAGCTTGGTGACAATAGAAATACAA TTGATGACCTACTAACTGCTGCTCGTGACACGCACATGGCAATGCTTCGGGTATGGGGAGGGGGAATATATGAATCAGACTACTTCTACAGGCGCTGCGACGAACTCGGCATATTGATATGGCAAGACTTTCTCTTCGCATGCTCAATGTATCCCGTGGATTCTGATTTTTTAAC AACCATTGCTACTGAAATAGAACAAAACGTAATCCGTCTTCAACACCACCCTTCCATAGCTATCTGGGCGGGTAACAACGAAAACGAAGTCGCATTACGTGGCAACTGGTACGGGACGaaatcaaaatttgaaaaatataagaGCGATTATATCAAACTATACGTGGATACAATAAAACCTATAGTAGAAGGCATTGACCCTGGAAGGCGTTACGTGATTTCGAGTCCCTCAAATGGACGAAAGAGCGAAGAAGATGGATATATAGCTCAAAATCCTTACGATCCAAATTACGGAGATACACACTACTACAATTATCTAGCAGATAGTTGGGACAGCAATATTTACCCTCAAACGAGATTCGCATCAGAATATGGCTTCCAATCATTACCATCTCTCGACACTATGAGAACGGCATCAAATAGTACTGAAGATTACCACGTTGATAGCAATTATTCTAAACACAGACAGCACAGCCCTGCTGGATATAGTTTTATCGAGGCCCAAATTGATCGACGACTGAATCTTGATAAAAATGATACTCAGTATTTTGAGAAATTCGTATTTTATAGCCAG ATATCACAAGCCATGTCAATAAAGGCGGAGACAGAATTTTATAGACAAAGCCAGTCGAACTGGTATACGATGGGGGCGCTTTATTGGCAGTTGAATGACGTGTGGCAGGCGCCATCTTGGTCCGGCATTG AGTTTGGCGGAAAATGGAAAATGCTGCATTACTTTGCCAAGTCCTTCTTTGCCCCAGTTTTGGTATCACCACGGTTGACTAACACAGGTGATGTGGATATATACCTAACAAACGATAGATTCGTATCAATTATCGGGGCCAAAATAACAGTGGATACCTTTAACTGGAGTAGTTTAGCGCCTATCCAGTCCATTTCTTATCCTGCTGATGTAGAACCTCTGAATACAAAGAAACAAGCGTCAATACCTCTATGGAATGCtgacaataaaaatgaaatcttTCTCAGGTTTTCATTGAAAGCCGAAGGTGTTTCTtcgtccccttacaattatctATTCCCCGTTCCATTAAAGAGTGCTAAAGGATTAAAGGAACCGAACATAAGC ATAACAGTGCAGAAGAAAGAAGAATATAAATTCCTAATAAGCATAAACGTAAATACTGTTATACTATTCCTTTGGCTAGAAGCGGAATCGGTGGATGGAACGTTCGAGAATAATGGTTTTATTGTAACGAAACCAAATTTCAATGTTGACTTTATAACCCGCGATGTGATAAGCGCTAAGGAACTAGAGAAATCAAtatcctataaatattatatgcatTAA
- the LOC120631999 gene encoding beta-mannosidase isoform X2 — MTLFMYKCYNILLLCFISVNFNNIVCFSRFSLDSSNGKVIWTLENKNKSISVTGSVPGGVYSDLQKSGIIGDILQGFNDVLTRWVAYDTWTYTGKLNVSAESLEYSVAQLVLEGVDTVAYIELNGRPIGLTDNMFVRYVVNVKEYLKIGENELKFTFDSPVNFAKARSEKYFTVPECVPDIYNGECHANQIRKMQASFSWDWGPAFPSVGIWKPARIEFFNGAVIRSLTTQTEKNDTSWLLKTKVYLQTGETLKSIKGNLSVYLSVEGHQTLKVGKYLDISTRDDGTVEAEIDMNISANVITEWWPNGYGDQRLYNLLVFLRTNEKNKEISYKHAKIGFRTIELVEEDAALILGNETSGGNGLTFYFKINGYPIFMKGSNWIPSNILPELGDNRNTIDDLLTAARDTHMAMLRVWGGGIYESDYFYRRCDELGILIWQDFLFACSMYPVDSDFLTTIATEIEQNVIRLQHHPSIAIWAGNNENEVALRGNWYGTKSKFEKYKSDYIKLYVDTIKPIVEGIDPGRRYVISSPSNGRKSEEDGYIAQNPYDPNYGDTHYYNYLADSWDSNIYPQTRFASEYGFQSLPSLDTMRTASNSTEDYHVDSNYSKHRQHSPAGYSFIEAQIDRRLNLDKNDTQYFEKFVFYSQISQAMSIKAETEFYRQSQSNWYTMGALYWQLNDVWQAPSWSGIEFGGKWKMLHYFAKSFFAPVLVSPRLTNTGFH; from the exons ATGACTCTGTTTATGTATAAGTGTTATAACATATTactattatgttttatttctgtgaattttaacaatattgtttGCTTCTCAAGGTTCAGTTTAGATTCGTCGAATGGAAAGGTTATTTGGACCctggaaaacaaaaataaat caatcTCAGTAACGGGTTCAGTGCCAGGTGGGGTTTACTCGGATCTTCAGAAGTCTGGTATCATCGGGGACATCTTGCAGGGCTTCAACGATGTCCTCACACGCTGGGTCGCATATGACACTTGGACGTACACTGGGAAACTTAATG TCAGTGCCGAAAGCCTCGAATATTCAGTTGCACAGTTGGTTTTGGAAGGCGTGGATACTGTTGCTTACATCGAGCTAAACGGTAGACCCATTGGCTTAACAGATAACATGTTTGTTAGATACGTTGTCAATGTAAAGGAATACCTTAAG ATAGGAGAAAACGAATTGAAGTTTACGTTCGATTCACCTGTAAACTTCGCCAAAGCTCGTTCCGAAAAGTACTTCACGGTGCCAGAATGTGTGCCTGATATTTATAACGGCGAGTGCCACGCGAACCAAATAAGGAAAATGCAGGCTTCCTTTAGTTGGGACTGGGGTCCAGCATTTCCGTCTGTTGGAATCTG GAAACCAGCTAGAATAGAGTTTTTCAACGGCGCTGTCATAAGATCTCTAACGACACAAACAGAGAAAAACGACACATCCTGGTTGTTGAAAACCAAAGTTTATTTGCAAACGGGTGAAACCCTTAAAAGTATTAAGGGCAACCTGAGTGTGTACTTAAGTGTGGAAGGACACCAAACATTAAAAGTCGGAAAATATCTGGACATATCAACGAGAGACGATGGAACAGTAGAAGCTGAAATAGACATGAATATTAGTGca AATGTAATTACCGAATGGTGGCCCAATGGATATGGTGATCAGCGACtgtataatttattagttttccTTAGAACGAATGAAAAGAATAAAGAGATATCTTATAAACACGCGAAAATAGGATTTCGCACTATAGAATTAGTGGAAGAAGACGCTGCCTTGATATTGG GCAATGAAACTAGTGGAGGCAACGgtttgacattttattttaaaatcaacgGCTATCCAATTTTCATGAAGGGGTCAAATTGGATACCTTCAAATATCCTGCCTGAGCTTGGTGACAATAGAAATACAA TTGATGACCTACTAACTGCTGCTCGTGACACGCACATGGCAATGCTTCGGGTATGGGGAGGGGGAATATATGAATCAGACTACTTCTACAGGCGCTGCGACGAACTCGGCATATTGATATGGCAAGACTTTCTCTTCGCATGCTCAATGTATCCCGTGGATTCTGATTTTTTAAC AACCATTGCTACTGAAATAGAACAAAACGTAATCCGTCTTCAACACCACCCTTCCATAGCTATCTGGGCGGGTAACAACGAAAACGAAGTCGCATTACGTGGCAACTGGTACGGGACGaaatcaaaatttgaaaaatataagaGCGATTATATCAAACTATACGTGGATACAATAAAACCTATAGTAGAAGGCATTGACCCTGGAAGGCGTTACGTGATTTCGAGTCCCTCAAATGGACGAAAGAGCGAAGAAGATGGATATATAGCTCAAAATCCTTACGATCCAAATTACGGAGATACACACTACTACAATTATCTAGCAGATAGTTGGGACAGCAATATTTACCCTCAAACGAGATTCGCATCAGAATATGGCTTCCAATCATTACCATCTCTCGACACTATGAGAACGGCATCAAATAGTACTGAAGATTACCACGTTGATAGCAATTATTCTAAACACAGACAGCACAGCCCTGCTGGATATAGTTTTATCGAGGCCCAAATTGATCGACGACTGAATCTTGATAAAAATGATACTCAGTATTTTGAGAAATTCGTATTTTATAGCCAG ATATCACAAGCCATGTCAATAAAGGCGGAGACAGAATTTTATAGACAAAGCCAGTCGAACTGGTATACGATGGGGGCGCTTTATTGGCAGTTGAATGACGTGTGGCAGGCGCCATCTTGGTCCGGCATTG AGTTTGGCGGAAAATGGAAAATGCTGCATTACTTTGCCAAGTCCTTCTTTGCCCCAGTTTTGGTATCACCACGGTTGACTAACACAG GTTTTCATTGA